AATCGACGACGAATTTAAATAATTAGCCCACTACTGCAATACAATCCGAGGAGAGCGGGATCTAATCTTTTTATCGGAATCTGAACCAAATCTCTTGATTTTGCACCGCTAAGAATAATCTTCCCCCCTTTCTTACTGGCCGGTTGTAACGATAATGCGGCTCTCACTTCTGGTACTGAACATATAATGAAATGCTGCTCTAGCGGGTTTCGGCTCCTATGTAGTTTGGCTCCATTTAAAAAAGTGACCTGATGCCGACTGGAGTTTTGGCTATACAGACGCTAAATTGGCCATTTCGTAGTTTAAAAATACCTGATTGTCTCTGACATCGAGAAACCAAGCGAGGAAATGACAAGTGGAAGCTCGGATTACATTATTACCCGGCGATGGGATCGGTCCTGAAATCGTAGCAGAAGCAAAACGGGTACTGGATACAATTGCTGACAAATTCGGTCACCAGTTTGAAACACCATCCTGTCCAATGGGAGGAAATGCCATTGATGAATTTGGCGACCCTCTTCCACCTCAAACATTAGAAACCTGTAAAGATTCGCAGGCGATCTTGCTGGGAGCTGTAGGCGGGCCTAAATGGGATGATCCCTCAGCCAAGACGCGCCCCGAGGCAGGTTTACTTAAAATTCGAAAAGAATTGGGCCTGTTTGCGAACTTAAGACCGATCAAGCCTTACTCCGAGTTATTGGATGCATCACCTTTAAAACGTGAAATTATTGAAGGTACCGACATCCTCTTTTTCCGGGAATTAACAGGCGGGATCTATTTTGGTGACTCGGGAAGAATGGAGCATCCGGATGGAGAAAAAGCGTTTAGTGTCATGACTTATACGACATCGGAAATTGCCCGCATTGTGCGTCTGGCAGCAGAATCGGCTCGCAACCGGGGGGGGAAATTAACATCTGTCGATAAGGCAAATGTCCTGGAAGTCTCAAGGCTCTGGAGACAAGTGGCCGAAGATGTTGTGAAAAACGAATTCCCCGATATCGAATACGAAGTCGTGTTGGTCGATGCAATGGCGATGCACTTGATCTCCCGCCCTTCCGATTTTGATGTTGTTGTCACTGGAAATATGTTTGGCGACATTCTGACTGATGAAGGATCAATGCTGCCCGGATCTTTGGGATTGCTTCCCTCTGCTTCATTAGGTGAATCGGGACCGGGCCTTTACGAACCCATTCACGGATCGGCTCCCGATATTGCCGGAAAAGGTATCGCGAACCCATTGGCCACAATTCTAGCAACAGCCATGTTGCTGCGACATTCGCTGTCGCTGGAAACTGAAGCCGCTGCTGTTGAAGCTGCTGTCGCAAGTGTGCTGGCTGCCGGTCACCGAACTGCGGATATTGCCGCTGGTGGTACCAGTATTTCAACAACAGAAATGGGTAATCATGTGATTGAGGCACTTTTAGCCTGAGTATCAACATTCGGAATCGTTGAAAAAAGCGGGGACGAATTAAATCGTCCCCGCTTTCGTATTTATAAAATACTGTGACCGGAATTAGACGTCACAGAGCTCTACGGCTTGCTTCAGCCCCTGAATAGGATCGCGTGTTGGTATAAACTCCTGACCAACATAACCCTGGTAACCAATTTCCTGTAAAGCCAGCATGATGGCGGGATAATTGATTTCCTGTTTCTCGTCCAGTTCACCTCGTCCGGGATTACCGGCTGTGTGAACGTGGCCAATGTAATCTTTGTGCTGTCTGATACGCCGAATCACATCGCCATCCATAATCTGGACATGATAGATATCAAACAGCAGTTTCATCCGGTCGGAGCCAATCTGTTTGATGATATCGATGCAATATTCAGTGTGATCTCCCTGATAGCCGGGATGTCCTTTCATGGGATGGCTGTCATCACGCGAGTTCAGCATTTCCAGACAGAGATTTACTTTATTCTTCTCTGCATAGCCAATGATTTTTTTGAGGCCGGCAACACAGTTTTTGGCCCCTTCTTCATCACTGATGCCGTCACGCATTCCAGTGAAAGTGATTACATTCTTGACTCCTCCAGCCGCACATTCATCAATTCGCTTGCGTAGAATTTCAGTGCAGTGATCCCAGTTATCAGGATTGTTGAAGCCCACCTTAAAACCGTGGCTGGAAGCAATTGCGCAGGTTAAACCATGTTTCTTGAGTGTCTTCCAGTTTTCGGCAGGAGTCAATTCAACGCTCTTGATTCCCAACTGGCTGGCAACTTGTGCTGTTTTTTCAATATCCCAATACTTCTTAAAGCACCAGTGAACTACTGACTGGTTGATATTACCTTTCAGAGGTTGTGAGGAACCCACTTTACTCTCGCCCGCTAGAGAGGGTTTCATTCCCAGTCCCAATGCCGTGGCAGCGGCCACTCCCGAGTTTTGCAGGAGTTTTCTTCGGCTGATTTCTGATTTCATGGTAACCTCTGTTTGGTTTTGGTGCTATTTCTAGTGGAATACTCTGGAGCAGTACAATATTACCAGCGCGTCGCACTTTATGATACCCGATCCCAATCTGGCCTTGGAGACGTTATCATAAACTTGGGCACGGGCTAGGTAGTGTTTATTTAATAGTATTGAGTGTGATATTGCCTTTGTTTCTTGGGCTATGACCGCAAAAAAAGCCACTAGCCGCAGGGCGTTAGCCCCGGTTGGACGTCTTGGATAGCCACCGTTCGAATTAATAAACGCTACCTAGCGTGATGCGAGATAGACTAAACGTTCCCTGATCAGGAAGTGTGAAATAATAATACCGACTGACATAGCCAGAGTAAATATGATATTGAGTGCTTCCAGGAATCCAGCCCCACCGCCGCGGAAACCGAAGCCAAGCGAAAGCAGCGCGATACAAAAATAAAAGAACATATTCCCGACCCACATTAATACAAATGCCAGCGGCAAAGCCCCCCACTTAATATAGGTCGAGAGCAAAGCGGTTAAATGCCAGAAAAAAAGCACTTCAACACAGATTGTCCAGAAGCTTGGTTCTGATAGAATCAGACCGATGTCGTAGGCCATTTCGTTAAGGCTAAGCAGAGTTCCAATAAACAGATATAGAGCAGCCGGAACCAGGCCAAGCAGGCATCCGGATACTTTTGAATAGGCAATGCTTGACATCGACTGCGGCAGCATCGCAGTCGAAACCAACGTTTTCCACTGAACTTCAACATGAAAAACGCGTGCAGAAATCAGACTGATTTCAATCAGAAGTACAATCAGCATGGTCCAGAATATTGTGAGACCAATTTCCTGATAGGAATAGCTGCGAGATGTATATTGAATAAAAGAGCATAATCCCAATAAGGCAGCCCCATAACAGATGAATTTAATCACCGACATCCCATAGCCACCATTGACGAAAAAGAAATCCTTCCACATCAGTGCATTGACCCAGGCGCGACCCGGTGAAAAAAGCCAGCTTTTCTTTTTAGAAATCATTCCCCGCGCCGGGCTGGTAGACACTTCAGTCAATGCAAAACGGTTGAAAAGCAGGCATGCCAACAGAAACAGGAGTATGCCCACAATCAAATTACTCCAAAACTGAATTCCCCAAGGGGACTCACTGAAACCTGACGTGAGAATGGTGTGGACCTGTCTCAGAACAGACGATTGACTCAGCCAGTCCAGAACTTGATTTGTTGAGGTGACAAAGAAAGTCCCATCTGCCACCCATCTGTCTTGAACCATGATATCGAAGGCCCATTTACTGAGAGGCACACCCCAGAAAAATGCTGCCAGAGAAATCACAACAAGCGTTGAGGCAGCGCGGGATCGTGCACAAACAACGGAACAGAGCAGTCCCAGGTTGGAGAGACAAAATAAAAAGACTGCCAGGGAAGCGTATGCGGCAATCACTTGTGAGAATGTGACGCCGCCCAGAGTGATGGCGAGTAACGTAAATGGGAATTGAACTGATAATAGCAGTAACGCAGTGACTAGTCGCGGCAATGATTTCCCCAAGAGCAGGGAAATCGGATTGACGCCTGCCATTAACAGTAAGCCGATCGTTTGTTCTTCTTTTTCTTCCGTGATCGCTGTGGCAAAAAAACTGACTCCTGCCATTAAAATAAAGACAAAATTGAGATAAATGATTTGTGTAAACAGGATCAACCCGGCTGCGCCGATCACTCGGCTGGACAGGTTTGCAGAAACTAAGCAAAACAAAATCAGGAGGGCGAATAGAAAGCGAAACAAATGCGAACGCGTCAACCGAAAGTCGACACTCAAAGCGCGATTAAAAAGTGCAAACGTGCCTTGAAACATTAACGAACTCCCTGCTCTGTTAAATCTAAAAATGCCTGGTTTAAGTGCTTTTTATCTCGTTGGAAGGCTTCAATCGAGCCATGCAGCTCAATGATCTTTGACAGCAGGTTTCCAGTGGAAGTGACTGTTGCATCGAAGGAAACACGGAACTCCCGAGACTTTTCAGTTTTACTAACAGACAGAATTCCGGTCTCATTTTCCAGCGATTGTAGAAGCCCCGCATCCACTTCTGATTCCAGTGTCACTTTATAGCTGGGGTGTTCCTCTTCGTGAGTTAAGAGCCCATCCATTGAGCCGCTATACTTGATCAACCCCCGGTCAATAATTGTGACGCTATCACATAGCTCTGCCAATTCGCTGAGAATATGGGAACTGATAAAGATTGTTTTCCCCATACGTTTCAGTTCTTGAAGAATTTCCATCAGTTCGATTCGCGCGCGAGGATCGAGCCCTGAAGCTGGTTCATCCAGCAGTAATAAATCAGGATCGTTCACTAAGACACGAGCTAAACTAACTCGCTGCTGCATTCCTCTGGAGAGACCACTGATCAGAGTATCTTTACGACCATCCATATCAGTCAGCGTGAGTACATCGTTGATCACCTGATCTCGCTGTTCGACCCCCAGACCATACGCGGCTCCAAAAAAGTCCAGATATTCAAACACCGTCATTTGCCTGTAGGTACTAAAGTGATCTGGCATAAAGCCAATTCGTTTGCGAATATTCTTGACGGCTGACCGTACGTCATTTCCAAATACTTCGACTTTGCCACCCTGAGGATGCAGAAGCGTGCAAATGATTTTTAACGTTGTCGTTTTACCCGCGCCATTCGGCCCCACAAACCCATGCAAGGATTGAGGCTGGACCTGAAAACTGATCCCTTGCAGCGCCCGATGTCCTTTAAAGGAATGGGAAACATTTTGAATATCAATGACAGGTTGATCAAAAATTGGCTCAGTCATTTTTATCGTTCTTTTTTTCAGGGAGAGGTAAATCATAGGCAAAGAGTACGCGCCCTTGTTGAACGCCTTGCACGTTTGTCTTCAACTTGAATTCTTCTGGTATATCAGAATAAAGAAACAGCTTAATACGCGACTTCTCACCCTGATACTGGTTAAGTTGACTGGGACGCGCCAGATTCAGGTATTTCATGACCATTCTTTCATACAGGGCGTCATAAATTTGGGATGTGTCTTTTTTTTCTGTGAGATATTCATAGCTTCGCCTGAATCTTGACTCAACTTCCAACCTTGTGTTCCACGCAGAAAGAGGCTTGCGACCATTTCCCAGTACCCAGTATGTACGCCCGTCTTCTTCAGATTGTTTCAGATCATAGATCTTGCGATCATAAATCAAATGAACTTGAGAGATGTGATCAGGCAGTGTGGCGCGGGACTCAATCAATAATGATTCCAGTTGTGAATTGGCGTCGATCTTACAATTGATCACTTTAAGATTGTGCTCTTTATAAGGGGCTTTGATACGATACATGAAACGTCGTGAAGAAAAGGGCGGAATGT
This genomic interval from Gimesia alba contains the following:
- the leuB gene encoding 3-isopropylmalate dehydrogenase; translated protein: MEARITLLPGDGIGPEIVAEAKRVLDTIADKFGHQFETPSCPMGGNAIDEFGDPLPPQTLETCKDSQAILLGAVGGPKWDDPSAKTRPEAGLLKIRKELGLFANLRPIKPYSELLDASPLKREIIEGTDILFFRELTGGIYFGDSGRMEHPDGEKAFSVMTYTTSEIARIVRLAAESARNRGGKLTSVDKANVLEVSRLWRQVAEDVVKNEFPDIEYEVVLVDAMAMHLISRPSDFDVVVTGNMFGDILTDEGSMLPGSLGLLPSASLGESGPGLYEPIHGSAPDIAGKGIANPLATILATAMLLRHSLSLETEAAAVEAAVASVLAAGHRTADIAAGGTSISTTEMGNHVIEALLA
- a CDS encoding hydroxypyruvate isomerase family protein — its product is MKSEISRRKLLQNSGVAAATALGLGMKPSLAGESKVGSSQPLKGNINQSVVHWCFKKYWDIEKTAQVASQLGIKSVELTPAENWKTLKKHGLTCAIASSHGFKVGFNNPDNWDHCTEILRKRIDECAAGGVKNVITFTGMRDGISDEEGAKNCVAGLKKIIGYAEKNKVNLCLEMLNSRDDSHPMKGHPGYQGDHTEYCIDIIKQIGSDRMKLLFDIYHVQIMDGDVIRRIRQHKDYIGHVHTAGNPGRGELDEKQEINYPAIMLALQEIGYQGYVGQEFIPTRDPIQGLKQAVELCDV
- a CDS encoding ABC transporter permease produces the protein MFQGTFALFNRALSVDFRLTRSHLFRFLFALLILFCLVSANLSSRVIGAAGLILFTQIIYLNFVFILMAGVSFFATAITEEKEEQTIGLLLMAGVNPISLLLGKSLPRLVTALLLLSVQFPFTLLAITLGGVTFSQVIAAYASLAVFLFCLSNLGLLCSVVCARSRAASTLVVISLAAFFWGVPLSKWAFDIMVQDRWVADGTFFVTSTNQVLDWLSQSSVLRQVHTILTSGFSESPWGIQFWSNLIVGILLFLLACLLFNRFALTEVSTSPARGMISKKKSWLFSPGRAWVNALMWKDFFFVNGGYGMSVIKFICYGAALLGLCSFIQYTSRSYSYQEIGLTIFWTMLIVLLIEISLISARVFHVEVQWKTLVSTAMLPQSMSSIAYSKVSGCLLGLVPAALYLFIGTLLSLNEMAYDIGLILSEPSFWTICVEVLFFWHLTALLSTYIKWGALPLAFVLMWVGNMFFYFCIALLSLGFGFRGGGAGFLEALNIIFTLAMSVGIIISHFLIRERLVYLASR
- a CDS encoding ABC transporter ATP-binding protein, translating into MTEPIFDQPVIDIQNVSHSFKGHRALQGISFQVQPQSLHGFVGPNGAGKTTTLKIICTLLHPQGGKVEVFGNDVRSAVKNIRKRIGFMPDHFSTYRQMTVFEYLDFFGAAYGLGVEQRDQVINDVLTLTDMDGRKDTLISGLSRGMQQRVSLARVLVNDPDLLLLDEPASGLDPRARIELMEILQELKRMGKTIFISSHILSELAELCDSVTIIDRGLIKYSGSMDGLLTHEEEHPSYKVTLESEVDAGLLQSLENETGILSVSKTEKSREFRVSFDATVTSTGNLLSKIIELHGSIEAFQRDKKHLNQAFLDLTEQGVR